A genomic region of Campylobacter corcagiensis contains the following coding sequences:
- a CDS encoding EI24 domain-containing protein produces MSIKLSFKDFLTPKFLGLSFLPFIISAVLLAVFMIYGGLELFDALKIGAKSGDFSFLDEEKFPLIAKFLTFSITKWIISALFYFAGTFLVIILSLVIAAIVIGFLTPVVTKDINLKYYKLNKKDEPNFIRVSILMLKELGIFILLLLIALPFLFVPLVNIFVIHIPFFYMYYKFMLIDVSSNALNKERFERFYAKGGGYDFIFLCFLFYLVSLIPLLGIFLQILFVINLSHNVYQKEQNFRAKYQLLDEI; encoded by the coding sequence ATGAGTATAAAACTCTCTTTTAAGGATTTTTTAACACCAAAATTTCTTGGGCTTTCATTTTTGCCTTTTATTATATCAGCAGTTTTGCTTGCTGTTTTTATGATATATGGCGGTTTAGAGCTTTTTGATGCGTTAAAAATAGGGGCAAAAAGTGGGGATTTTAGCTTTTTAGATGAAGAAAAATTTCCACTTATTGCTAAATTTTTAACTTTTAGCATTACAAAGTGGATAATATCAGCTCTTTTTTACTTTGCTGGAACTTTTTTGGTTATAATCTTATCTTTAGTAATCGCTGCTATTGTGATTGGGTTTTTAACTCCAGTTGTGACAAAAGATATAAACTTAAAGTACTATAAACTAAACAAAAAAGATGAGCCAAATTTTATAAGAGTAAGTATTCTTATGCTAAAAGAGCTTGGAATTTTTATACTTTTGCTTTTGATCGCTCTTCCTTTTTTATTTGTGCCACTTGTTAATATTTTTGTTATTCACATTCCATTTTTTTATATGTATTATAAATTTATGCTTATCGATGTTAGTTCAAATGCCCTAAATAAAGAGCGTTTTGAGAGATTTTATGCTAAAGGTGGCGGATATGATTTTATCTTTTTGTGCTTTTTGTTTTATCTTGTTTCGCTCATACCACTTCTTGGAATTTTCTTACAAATTCTTTTTGTTATAAATCTCTCACACAATGTCTATCAAAAAGAGCAAAATTTTAGAGCTAAATATCAACTCTTAGATGAAATTTAG
- the dut gene encoding dUTPase has product MTDLEKLEDMFMLQQRLNDETNGKKWEDGIAQNGKLISWKRCIYMECAELLDSFAWKHWKNVNSPTNAQNVAVEIVDIWHFILSLVLEKAYPNYTISDVVKDVASVSGFGDFCSDAYDMSEYNIYEIMNDIEIIIHETSGFNYQIHELLTHYFRLALKCGVNLHKLYEIYIAKNVLNKFRQDNGYQDGSYQKIWGKKEDNEVMSEILKDSSLNANEIYKALEKEYLKFR; this is encoded by the coding sequence ATGACAGATTTAGAAAAATTAGAAGATATGTTTATGCTCCAACAACGCCTAAATGATGAGACAAATGGTAAAAAATGGGAAGATGGCATCGCACAAAATGGTAAATTAATAAGCTGGAAAAGGTGCATTTATATGGAGTGTGCTGAGCTTTTAGATAGCTTTGCTTGGAAGCATTGGAAAAATGTAAACTCACCTACAAATGCCCAAAATGTTGCAGTTGAGATAGTTGACATTTGGCATTTTATCTTAAGCCTTGTACTAGAAAAAGCCTATCCAAACTACACTATTAGCGATGTTGTAAAAGATGTTGCTTCTGTTAGTGGTTTTGGGGATTTTTGTTCTGATGCTTACGATATGAGCGAGTATAATATCTATGAAATAATGAATGATATTGAGATCATAATCCATGAAACAAGTGGCTTTAACTACCAAATTCACGAGCTTTTGACTCATTATTTTAGACTTGCTCTTAAGTGTGGTGTAAATTTGCATAAGCTTTATGAAATTTATATCGCTAAAAATGTACTTAATAAATTTCGTCAAGACAACGGCTATCAAGATGGCTCATATCAAAAAATCTGGGGCAAAAAAGAGGATAACGAAGTTATGAGTGAGATCTTAAAAGATAGCTCACTAAATGCTAATGAAATTTATAAAGCCTTAGAAAAAGAGTATTTAAAATTTAGATGA
- a CDS encoding dihydroneopterin aldolase: MINVLIEKLEFECIIGLLDFERTKEQKIQISAKFRADEFIDYAEVCSFIKDKFKQEKFMKIEDALAFFEMEFKARFSTLKFFYMKVLKPQILAPAIVGAEISKNY; the protein is encoded by the coding sequence ATGATAAATGTCTTAATAGAAAAGCTTGAGTTTGAGTGTATTATTGGGCTTTTGGATTTTGAAAGAACAAAAGAGCAAAAAATTCAAATTTCAGCTAAATTTAGAGCAGATGAATTCATAGATTATGCAGAGGTTTGTAGCTTTATAAAAGATAAATTTAAACAAGAGAAATTTATGAAAATAGAGGATGCTTTAGCATTTTTTGAGATGGAATTCAAGGCTAGATTTAGCACACTAAAGTTTTTTTATATGAAAGTCTTAAAGCCACAAATCCTTGCTCCAGCGATAGTTGGAGCTGAAATTTCAAAGAATTATTAA
- the hsrA gene encoding homeostatic response regulator transcription factor HsrA: MRILIVEDEVTLNRTIKEGLEEFGYQADPAESFSDAEYYIGIRNYDLVLADWMLPDGDGIDLINIVKQKSPRTSVVIISAKDDKDSEIKALRAGACDYIKKPFDFDVLVARIEARLRFGGTNVIQVEDLIIDPDEEKIIYREKEVELKGKPFEVLTHLARHRDQIVSKEQLLDAIWEEPELVTPNVIEVAINQIRQKMDKPLNISTIETVRRRGYRFCFPKDK, from the coding sequence ATGCGCATTTTGATAGTTGAAGACGAAGTTACACTAAATAGGACTATTAAAGAAGGGCTTGAAGAATTTGGATATCAAGCTGACCCAGCTGAGAGCTTTAGTGATGCTGAGTATTATATCGGTATAAGAAATTATGATCTTGTTTTAGCTGACTGGATGCTGCCTGATGGAGATGGAATAGATCTTATAAATATCGTTAAACAAAAAAGCCCAAGAACTTCTGTTGTCATAATATCTGCAAAAGATGATAAAGATAGCGAGATTAAGGCTTTAAGAGCTGGAGCGTGTGATTACATTAAAAAGCCTTTTGATTTTGATGTTTTAGTTGCTAGGATAGAAGCAAGGCTTAGATTTGGTGGAACAAATGTTATACAAGTTGAAGATCTTATTATAGATCCAGATGAAGAAAAAATCATCTATAGAGAAAAAGAAGTAGAACTAAAAGGAAAACCTTTTGAAGTTTTAACTCACCTTGCAAGACATAGAGATCAAATAGTTAGTAAAGAACAGCTTTTAGATGCTATTTGGGAAGAACCAGAACTTGTAACTCCAAATGTTATTGAGGTTGCTATAAATCAAATTCGCCAAAAAATGGATAAACCACTAAACATCTCTACAATCGAGACTGTAAGAAGACGCGGATATAGATTTTGCTTTCCAAAAGATAAATAA
- a CDS encoding Ppx/GppA phosphatase family protein, which produces MSKRVAVIDLGSNSARMVIFERTSRLGFYILGEHKMRVRLGEGAYEKGGVIQEEAMEKCFLAFAEFKKLISRYKVSKVLAVGTSALRDAKNRSEFIKKVRTLGINLRVISGDEEAYLGGFAASNLLPKFSKAVAIDIGGGSTELALIEDGRVIDTRSLNLGTVRLKELFYDKRNLKGLDEFIKASLDEIPSNFSCENIIAIGGSLRAISNAIMEIESYPLNLVHGFKYEWDEQKELLSEISTSDALDLNKFAIKKDRYDTIRGGAYIFKSVVNLIGAKHITTSGVGVREGVFLTNLIGRNAKFPAGFNPSLRSLRDRFEMDFRPNIAKFAKDIFEVLKPLHELSDEFIKPLVTAAKIYDIGLRVSFYSKHSHSSYLVLNSLNYGFTHEEKALMAIIIKQNGKKSVVSEFYDYKMLLPSEDKIVWLGFILKLAKSLDCGDRKDVSFNFANLTLEIFGLKDAIFVKDSVKKISKPAVFAITFN; this is translated from the coding sequence GTGTCAAAACGAGTAGCAGTTATAGATCTTGGGTCAAATTCCGCTAGAATGGTTATTTTTGAGCGAACAAGTAGGCTAGGATTTTACATTTTAGGCGAACATAAAATGAGAGTTAGGCTTGGTGAAGGGGCTTACGAAAAAGGTGGAGTTATCCAAGAAGAGGCGATGGAAAAGTGCTTTTTAGCTTTTGCTGAGTTTAAAAAACTAATATCAAGATATAAAGTTAGCAAAGTTTTAGCAGTTGGAACTTCAGCTTTAAGAGATGCTAAAAATAGAAGTGAGTTTATCAAAAAAGTAAGAACATTAGGGATAAATTTACGCGTCATTTCAGGCGATGAAGAGGCATATTTAGGCGGTTTTGCAGCTTCAAATTTGTTGCCAAAATTTAGTAAAGCAGTAGCTATAGATATCGGTGGTGGATCTACTGAGTTGGCTTTGATTGAAGATGGAAGAGTTATTGATACAAGATCGCTAAATTTAGGAACCGTTAGGCTAAAAGAGCTATTTTATGATAAGAGAAATTTAAAAGGACTTGATGAGTTTATCAAGGCTAGTTTAGATGAAATTCCTTCAAATTTTAGTTGCGAAAATATCATTGCCATTGGTGGTTCACTTAGAGCCATAAGTAATGCTATTATGGAGATTGAAAGCTATCCTTTAAATTTAGTTCATGGTTTTAAATATGAGTGGGATGAACAAAAAGAGCTATTAAGTGAAATTTCAACTTCAGACGCTCTTGATCTTAATAAATTCGCTATCAAAAAAGATCGTTATGATACCATAAGAGGTGGGGCTTATATCTTTAAAAGTGTGGTAAATTTAATCGGTGCAAAGCATATCACAACAAGTGGAGTTGGAGTTAGAGAGGGCGTTTTTTTAACAAATTTAATCGGTAGAAATGCTAAATTTCCAGCTGGTTTTAATCCAAGTCTAAGAAGCTTAAGAGATAGATTTGAGATGGATTTTAGGCCAAATATAGCTAAATTTGCAAAAGATATATTTGAAGTTTTAAAGCCACTACACGAACTTAGTGATGAGTTTATAAAACCTTTAGTAACAGCAGCAAAAATTTACGATATAGGCTTAAGAGTTAGCTTTTACTCAAAACATAGCCACTCAAGTTATCTTGTATTAAACAGCCTAAATTACGGCTTTACTCATGAAGAAAAGGCTTTGATGGCTATCATAATAAAACAAAATGGTAAAAAAAGCGTTGTATCTGAGTTTTATGATTATAAAATGCTTCTTCCTAGTGAAGATAAGATTGTTTGGCTTGGTTTTATTTTAAAGCTTGCAAAGAGTCTTGATTGCGGTGATAGAAAAGATGTTAGTTTTAATTTTGCAAATTTAACACTTGAAATTTTTGGTCTAAAAGATGCTATTTTTGTAAAAGATAGTGTTAAAAAAATAAGCAAACCTGCTGTTTTTGCTATAACATTTAACTAA
- a CDS encoding sensor histidine kinase, whose amino-acid sequence MLILIFSGMLYQYIKINIFENVVQVLNSEAKRLTKESKLPSNYSISTLGHNQIFIDTYPNTRSIKAPKYTKKVSKNSSTLTLEYPFDSKVIALTTDTTFYSNIIKQILTDIIIINTTMIFLILFFAMFLSRSLLIPVKTITKNLSNLNETVLKPLDESEIPLEFRPLSKGINRLINRIETFVSYQKELFIGIAHELKTPLAVMKTKNEVTLLKPRDNEKYINTLKSNNASIDSMNKMIGSILEVGRQEGAHFENAENKEMISFVEELFKGFRVLAKAEKKDIILKQNKEILYLQIRPNLLIHILQNFVQNAVKFSPENSTILIQTRVTADEYFRIDVVDEGCGIDESRDLFAPFRRYGDKSGAGLGLFLAKGAAEAMNAEIYIRNRNDKKGAIATLRIPISEASRRLNKEKSEREEECQNE is encoded by the coding sequence ATGCTAATACTGATATTTTCTGGGATGCTTTATCAATATATAAAGATAAATATCTTTGAAAATGTAGTTCAGGTTTTAAATTCCGAAGCCAAAAGACTCACTAAAGAGTCAAAACTGCCATCAAATTATTCAATTAGCACGCTTGGTCACAACCAGATATTTATAGATACTTATCCAAATACTAGGAGTATTAAAGCTCCAAAATATACTAAAAAAGTGAGTAAAAACAGCAGTACATTAACCCTTGAGTATCCATTTGATAGTAAGGTTATAGCACTTACAACTGACACTACATTTTATAGCAATATCATAAAGCAGATTCTAACTGATATTATCATTATAAATACTACGATGATATTTTTGATACTATTTTTTGCTATGTTTTTATCTCGTTCGCTTCTAATACCTGTAAAAACCATCACAAAAAATCTTTCAAATCTTAATGAAACAGTCCTAAAGCCACTTGATGAGAGTGAGATTCCGCTTGAATTTCGCCCACTTTCAAAAGGTATAAATCGTCTAATAAATAGAATAGAAACATTTGTTAGTTATCAAAAAGAGCTTTTTATTGGCATCGCACATGAGCTTAAAACCCCACTTGCTGTTATGAAAACCAAAAACGAAGTCACTCTTTTAAAGCCACGCGATAATGAAAAATACATAAATACCCTTAAAAGCAACAACGCTTCAATTGATAGTATGAATAAAATGATAGGTTCTATTTTAGAGGTTGGAAGGCAAGAAGGTGCTCATTTTGAAAATGCTGAAAATAAAGAGATGATATCTTTTGTAGAAGAGCTTTTTAAGGGCTTTAGAGTTCTAGCAAAAGCTGAGAAAAAAGATATCATTTTAAAGCAAAACAAAGAAATACTATACCTTCAAATTCGTCCAAATTTACTCATCCATATACTTCAAAATTTTGTTCAAAATGCTGTTAAATTTTCACCTGAAAATTCTACTATACTTATACAAACTAGAGTTACAGCAGATGAGTATTTTAGGATAGATGTCGTTGATGAAGGGTGTGGGATAGATGAATCAAGAGATCTTTTTGCCCCTTTTAGAAGATATGGAGATAAAAGCGGGGCTGGTCTTGGACTATTTTTAGCTAAAGGAGCAGCAGAAGCTATGAATGCTGAAATTTATATAAGAAATAGAAATGATAAAAAAGGTGCTATTGCCACGCTTAGAATTCCTATTTCAGAAGCAAGTAGAAGATTAAATAAAGAAAAATCAGAAAGAGAAGAAGAGTGTCAAAACGAGTAG
- the plsY gene encoding glycerol-3-phosphate 1-O-acyltransferase PlsY gives MSINLIMYILAYIIGSIPCGLMIAKFVGGVDIRKEGSGSIGATNVFRVLNSHGVKNAKKIGTLTILLDAFKGFIPIMIAKFAGFDINVLWTMGVLAVIGHCFSVFLKFEGGKGVATSFGVFAAFLPLETIISVAIWFGVGKFIKISSIASLSGIVAFVIISFIFHYNIPGINTHAPIFVVAFIVFYKHIPNIKRLIFKEETKVI, from the coding sequence ATGAGTATAAATTTGATAATGTATATTTTAGCTTATATTATAGGAAGCATTCCTTGTGGGTTAATGATTGCTAAATTTGTAGGCGGGGTTGATATTAGAAAAGAAGGTAGTGGAAGTATCGGTGCTACAAATGTATTTAGAGTTTTGAATTCTCACGGCGTTAAAAATGCTAAAAAAATTGGTACTTTAACTATCTTGCTTGATGCTTTCAAGGGCTTTATACCGATAATGATCGCTAAATTCGCAGGATTTGATATAAATGTGCTTTGGACAATGGGCGTTTTAGCTGTTATTGGGCACTGTTTTTCAGTTTTTCTTAAATTTGAAGGCGGAAAGGGAGTTGCTACAAGTTTTGGAGTATTTGCTGCTTTTCTTCCACTTGAGACGATCATTTCAGTTGCTATTTGGTTTGGAGTTGGAAAATTTATAAAAATTTCAAGTATAGCCTCACTTAGTGGAATAGTAGCTTTTGTGATAATAAGCTTTATATTTCACTATAATATTCCAGGTATAAATACCCACGCTCCGATTTTTGTAGTAGCATTTATTGTTTTTTACAAGCACATTCCAAACATCAAACGACTTATCTTTAAAGAAGAGACAAAAGTTATATAA
- the luxS gene encoding S-ribosylhomocysteine lyase — MPLLDSFRVDHTKMKAPGVRLAKTMKTPKGDTITVFDLRFCTPNKDIMSEKGTHTLEHLFAGFMRDHLNSNSCEIIDISPMGCRTGFYMSVIGSPEISLVIDAWQRSMRDVLEVKSEGDIPELNVYQCGTYKMHSLDEAKQIAQNVLDNGINAIDNESIKLSFK, encoded by the coding sequence ATGCCACTACTTGATAGTTTTAGAGTTGATCATACAAAGATGAAAGCCCCAGGAGTTAGGCTTGCTAAGACGATGAAAACCCCAAAAGGTGACACTATAACTGTTTTTGATCTTAGATTTTGTACGCCAAATAAAGATATAATGAGCGAAAAAGGCACTCACACTTTAGAGCATCTTTTTGCTGGTTTTATGAGAGATCATTTAAACTCAAATAGCTGTGAGATTATAGATATATCGCCGATGGGCTGTAGGACTGGCTTTTATATGAGCGTGATTGGAAGTCCTGAAATCTCACTAGTTATAGATGCATGGCAAAGATCTATGAGAGATGTTTTAGAAGTAAAAAGTGAAGGTGATATACCAGAGCTTAATGTTTATCAATGCGGAACTTATAAAATGCATAGCCTTGATGAAGCTAAACAAATCGCTCAAAATGTGCTTGATAATGGCATAAATGCGATAGATAATGAATCTATAAAGCTATCTTTTAAGTAA